The Flammeovirgaceae bacterium genome contains a region encoding:
- a CDS encoding IS256 family transposase translates to MLTPEFLKQFKNSKDLNSFIDELFKKGMEQMLEGELDGHLGYAKHSPEGINSGNSRNGKTRKTIKTTRGELQIEVPRDRNSTFEPVLVPKRSRFVEGIEEIIISLYARGMSVRDIEIQIREIYGVNVSDATISNVTSRVHTLVTEWQSRPLSSVYFVVWMDGIVFKVRQNGKVINKTIYLAVGLNAQGFKEVLGMWLGESESASFWISVLTDLKSRGVEDILITSTDNLKGFTDAITSVFTQSVTQICVVHQIRNALRYVVWKDKKQFVADLKTVYGAPNKELAAQALEQLEVTWGKKYPHAIKSWKTNWDNLTHFFDYPIEIRTLIYTTNIIENLNGKIRKYTNNKLSFPDDQAVVKAVYLALREITKKWTLPVRNWPLIVNQFLTIFEGRCKI, encoded by the coding sequence ATGCTCACCCCTGAGTTTCTCAAGCAATTTAAGAATTCGAAAGACCTCAACAGCTTTATCGATGAACTTTTCAAAAAGGGCATGGAGCAAATGCTGGAAGGTGAACTCGATGGCCATTTGGGCTATGCCAAACATTCACCAGAAGGGATTAACTCCGGGAACTCACGGAACGGAAAAACCCGTAAGACCATCAAGACCACGCGAGGTGAACTACAGATAGAAGTACCTCGGGATCGGAACAGCACGTTTGAGCCCGTCCTGGTTCCCAAGCGCAGCCGGTTCGTAGAAGGCATCGAAGAAATTATCATCTCCTTATATGCCCGGGGTATGAGCGTACGCGACATTGAAATACAAATCCGGGAAATCTATGGTGTGAATGTTTCGGATGCCACTATTTCCAACGTTACCTCGCGGGTACATACGTTGGTAACGGAGTGGCAAAGCAGGCCTCTTTCATCGGTGTACTTTGTGGTGTGGATGGATGGGATCGTATTCAAAGTCCGGCAGAATGGGAAGGTGATCAACAAAACCATTTACCTGGCCGTAGGCCTTAATGCTCAGGGGTTTAAGGAAGTATTGGGCATGTGGCTGGGTGAAAGCGAAAGTGCTTCATTCTGGATAAGTGTACTTACTGATTTAAAAAGCCGTGGCGTGGAAGATATTCTCATCACCAGCACCGATAATCTGAAGGGCTTCACCGATGCAATCACCAGCGTGTTTACCCAATCGGTAACCCAGATTTGTGTAGTTCATCAGATCAGAAATGCGCTTCGCTACGTTGTCTGGAAAGACAAGAAACAATTTGTAGCCGATTTGAAGACTGTTTACGGAGCACCAAACAAAGAGCTGGCTGCTCAAGCCTTAGAGCAGCTTGAAGTAACATGGGGCAAAAAATATCCGCATGCTATCAAGTCGTGGAAAACGAATTGGGATAACCTCACGCACTTCTTCGATTATCCGATCGAAATCCGAACGCTGATCTATACCACGAACATTATCGAAAATCTCAACGGAAAAATCCGCAAGTATACCAACAACAAACTTTCGTTCCCTGACGACCAGGCGGTGGTGAAAGCGGTGTACCTGGCTTTACGGGAGATCACCAAAAAATGGACCTTGCCCGTGAGAAACTGGCCACTAATCGTAAATCAATTTTTAACTATCTTCGAAGGCAGATGCAAAATATAA
- a CDS encoding site-specific DNA-methyltransferase has product MNLNDTDKNRIIELIKAGEKLPKEFIYKLFADEEDVFLFWNGRKEDVTNVALPFHSIEHIDEPRKEEKKQGDMFEMFDTRGRQLKGWTNKLIWGDNKLILSSLANGPIRDEIEKEGGLKLIYIDPPFAVGADFGFEIEIGGEKAEKKQSIIEEIAYRDTWGKGISSYLSMMYERLKLMHNLLAEDGCMFLHCDYRVTSYLRLLLDDVFGVANHRNNIVWYYRRWTAGSNSFQKMHDDILFYSKSDSFDLNPVFIEATDGQKKKHEKGWDRNTAKIEGRRQPQLLVYNQEKVDAAVKSGQINLKDYARIVKVNTGETIAPDVWEINFINSQSDERLGYPTQKPEALLERIIKASSNEGDLIADFFCGSGTTAAVAEKLGRKWITTDLGRFSIHTARKRLIGVQRELQNNGKDFRAFEILNLGKYERQFFMDDLTNGKRKAKEDLYLDLIRHCLIKCVSAG; this is encoded by the coding sequence ATGAACTTGAACGATACTGATAAAAACCGAATCATTGAACTGATAAAGGCAGGTGAAAAACTGCCAAAGGAATTCATTTACAAGCTTTTTGCTGACGAAGAAGATGTATTCCTGTTTTGGAACGGAAGAAAAGAAGATGTTACCAATGTAGCCCTGCCCTTTCATAGCATTGAGCATATAGACGAGCCACGCAAGGAAGAAAAGAAGCAAGGCGATATGTTTGAAATGTTTGACACCCGTGGGCGACAACTCAAAGGATGGACAAACAAATTGATTTGGGGCGATAATAAATTGATTCTTTCTTCATTGGCAAATGGACCTATTCGTGATGAAATAGAAAAAGAAGGCGGTTTAAAACTCATTTACATTGACCCACCATTTGCCGTAGGTGCGGACTTTGGTTTTGAAATTGAAATTGGCGGAGAAAAAGCCGAAAAGAAACAAAGCATTATTGAAGAGATTGCATACCGTGATACTTGGGGAAAGGGTATTTCTTCTTATCTCTCAATGATGTATGAGAGATTAAAGTTGATGCATAACCTATTGGCAGAAGATGGGTGTATGTTTTTGCATTGTGATTACAGAGTAACATCCTATTTGAGATTATTACTCGATGATGTTTTTGGCGTTGCGAATCATAGAAATAATATTGTTTGGTATTACAGGCGATGGACAGCGGGAAGTAATAGCTTTCAAAAAATGCACGATGACATTCTGTTCTATTCTAAATCAGATTCCTTTGACCTTAACCCAGTTTTTATTGAAGCAACTGATGGGCAAAAGAAAAAGCACGAGAAGGGATGGGATAGAAATACGGCAAAAATAGAAGGCAGGAGACAGCCACAATTACTTGTTTACAATCAAGAAAAAGTTGATGCAGCAGTAAAGAGCGGTCAAATAAATCTAAAGGATTATGCAAGAATTGTAAAAGTAAACACAGGAGAAACCATTGCACCCGATGTTTGGGAAATTAACTTTATAAACTCTCAATCAGATGAGAGACTTGGCTATCCAACCCAAAAACCTGAAGCCCTATTAGAACGCATCATCAAAGCCAGCAGTAATGAAGGCGATTTGATAGCCGACTTTTTCTGTGGCAGTGGAACAACGGCAGCAGTAGCTGAAAAATTGGGAAGAAAATGGATTACAACTGATTTAGGACGTTTTTCTATTCACACTGCACGTAAGCGTTTAATTGGAGTGCAGAGAGAACTACAAAATAACGGAAAAGATTTTAGAGCCTTTGAGATTCTCAACTTAGGCAAGTATGAAAGGCAGTTCTTTATGGACGACCTTACAAACGGCAAACGCAAAGCCAAAGAAGATTTGTATTTGGATTTAATTCGACACTGCCTAATTAAGTGTGTAAGTGCTGGGTAA
- a CDS encoding type II toxin-antitoxin system VapC family toxin, protein MRLVDSNILIYAAKPEFPQLKELLEQEDLAVSELTKLEVLGYHGLTEEAEEYFNAVFSLVTILPITSEVIDRATELRQQRNMKSADAIIAATALLHCTEVITRNTGDFNHIPDLIVNNPIDN, encoded by the coding sequence ATGAGATTAGTAGATAGCAACATATTGATTTACGCTGCAAAACCTGAATTTCCGCAATTAAAGGAATTGTTGGAACAGGAAGATTTGGCTGTTTCAGAATTAACCAAACTTGAAGTATTGGGCTATCACGGTTTAACCGAAGAAGCAGAAGAGTATTTCAATGCCGTATTTTCATTAGTTACCATTTTGCCAATTACAAGTGAAGTGATTGATAGAGCTACTGAACTAAGGCAGCAAAGAAATATGAAATCAGCTGATGCGATAATTGCTGCAACAGCATTATTGCATTGCACAGAAGTAATTACAAGGAACACAGGCGACTTTAACCACATTCCTGATTTAATAGTAAACAATCCAATTGACAATTGA
- a CDS encoding DEAD/DEAH box helicase family protein, with protein MKFSDPFKILSPNERWAPTQSQMDAFQNAYEKLLPPLVYKIRLAVAKWRDENYAGASETTKSLLNYWFNQEHLIGQTKFSFFFSQREAIESIVYLYEIANAKDKYELMKFDSSGRISTGMFDENWTRYVVKMATGAGKTKVMGLTLVWSYFHKLYEADSTMSKDFLVIAPNIIVLNRLRKDFDGLKMFFDEPFIPDNGFDDKDWKNDFQLTLHIQDDLKPITESGNIFLTNIHRVFFNEEPEQSFETTFLGVKPKPDADTSKGLDLGKILRSDKIKNLVVLNDEAHHIHDSSLAWFKSIEDINNKIKLKTGNGISLQADYTATPRHNNGAIFVQTICDYPLVEAIKHNVVKSPVLPDEASRQKIQEKDSNDFVERYRDYIHLGYLEWEQQYEELKNHKTPILFIMTMNTKEADQAAAFLEANYPKMKNSVLTIHTNTSGEIKETASSKKDKEELEKLRKAADDIDKDHSPYKAVVSVLMLREGWDVRNVATIVGLRPYGADSKILPEQTIGRGLRKMFSLDTPEKLVIVGTPKFLEFVEELKTEGVEFQYSPMGKGTKGKSPVIVEVDKENPDKDLDKLDIPIPQMSPRIYREFKNLELIDVSKFKNEKVALKKFSSDELKEIVFNDIEGNLSHKTAFKDTVPDYRNVIGFFTSSILKDSRLVSGFNILYPKVESFIKYQLFTNEVELSDPQTLRNLSEVKPKEVLRTTFKKAIDELTVTDKGTAEVKNYISLKLTKPKVAENQPFLVPKKSVFNKIIGDNPFELEVASFLESRFSDVIAYAKNTMGEGGINFKIEYQAQDGNIREYFPDFFVKTGTNTFYILETKGREDLDDLLKIKRLATWCKDINNAQSEYTYNPVYVKQEKWDDIKNNLKSFQDLISIFFIKDFGKKLSKEEAIQLIKKGADVSNFGDPVEWQKKDRTERKINGL; from the coding sequence ATGAAGTTTTCAGACCCGTTTAAAATACTGTCTCCCAACGAAAGGTGGGCACCGACACAAAGCCAAATGGACGCTTTTCAAAATGCCTATGAAAAGCTGTTACCGCCATTGGTTTATAAAATCAGACTTGCAGTTGCAAAATGGCGTGACGAAAATTATGCAGGAGCATCCGAAACGACAAAATCACTTTTGAATTATTGGTTTAATCAAGAGCATTTAATCGGGCAGACAAAATTTAGTTTTTTCTTTTCACAACGTGAAGCCATTGAGTCAATCGTTTATCTGTATGAAATAGCCAATGCAAAAGACAAATACGAATTGATGAAGTTTGATTCATCAGGTCGTATCAGCACAGGTATGTTTGACGAAAACTGGACTCGATATGTGGTGAAAATGGCGACAGGTGCAGGTAAGACGAAAGTAATGGGCTTGACTTTGGTTTGGTCTTATTTTCATAAACTCTATGAAGCCGACAGCACAATGTCAAAAGACTTTTTGGTGATTGCTCCGAACATAATCGTTTTAAATCGTTTGAGAAAAGATTTTGATGGTCTTAAAATGTTTTTTGACGAGCCTTTTATTCCTGACAATGGCTTTGACGACAAGGACTGGAAAAACGATTTTCAATTAACGCTGCATATTCAGGATGACTTAAAACCGATAACGGAATCGGGAAATATTTTCCTGACCAACATTCATCGGGTATTTTTCAATGAAGAACCTGAGCAGAGTTTTGAAACAACTTTCTTAGGAGTAAAACCAAAACCTGACGCAGACACTTCAAAAGGCTTAGACCTTGGAAAAATTCTAAGAAGCGACAAGATTAAAAACCTTGTTGTGTTGAATGACGAAGCACATCACATTCACGATAGTTCATTGGCTTGGTTCAAAAGTATTGAAGACATAAACAATAAAATCAAACTGAAAACTGGAAACGGAATCAGTTTACAAGCAGATTACACAGCAACACCAAGACATAATAACGGAGCAATTTTCGTTCAGACTATTTGTGATTATCCGTTAGTAGAAGCCATAAAGCACAATGTTGTAAAATCTCCTGTTTTGCCTGATGAAGCATCAAGACAAAAAATTCAGGAAAAAGACAGCAACGATTTTGTTGAACGATACCGTGACTACATTCATTTGGGTTATTTAGAATGGGAACAGCAGTATGAAGAACTGAAAAATCATAAAACTCCTATTCTGTTCATAATGACTATGAACACAAAAGAAGCCGACCAAGCCGCAGCTTTTTTGGAAGCCAACTATCCGAAAATGAAAAATTCGGTGCTGACCATTCACACCAATACATCAGGTGAAATCAAAGAAACGGCATCAAGTAAAAAAGACAAGGAAGAATTAGAGAAGCTACGCAAAGCAGCAGACGATATAGATAAAGACCATTCGCCTTACAAAGCCGTTGTTTCGGTGTTGATGCTTCGTGAAGGTTGGGACGTAAGAAATGTTGCAACCATAGTGGGGCTTCGCCCCTATGGTGCGGATTCTAAAATCCTTCCCGAACAAACCATCGGTCGTGGTTTGAGAAAAATGTTTTCGCTTGACACTCCCGAAAAATTGGTAATTGTTGGAACTCCTAAGTTTTTGGAGTTTGTGGAAGAACTGAAAACGGAAGGAGTTGAATTCCAATACAGCCCAATGGGTAAAGGCACGAAGGGAAAATCGCCTGTTATTGTGGAAGTGGACAAAGAAAATCCCGACAAGGATTTGGACAAACTGGATATTCCGATTCCACAAATGAGTCCGAGAATTTATCGTGAGTTCAAAAATTTAGAACTCATTGATGTAAGTAAATTCAAAAACGAAAAAGTAGCTCTTAAAAAATTCAGTTCAGACGAATTGAAAGAAATTGTTTTCAATGACATTGAAGGCAATCTTTCACACAAAACAGCTTTCAAAGACACAGTTCCTGATTACCGAAATGTAATTGGCTTTTTCACTTCTTCCATATTAAAAGATAGCCGATTGGTAAGCGGCTTTAATATCCTTTATCCGAAAGTTGAAAGCTTTATCAAGTATCAGCTTTTTACCAATGAAGTTGAATTAAGCGACCCGCAAACGCTAAGAAATCTTTCGGAAGTAAAACCTAAAGAAGTTTTGCGAACTACATTCAAAAAGGCGATTGATGAACTAACCGTAACCGACAAAGGAACAGCAGAAGTAAAAAACTACATTTCACTAAAACTGACCAAACCAAAGGTTGCAGAAAACCAACCTTTCCTTGTTCCCAAAAAATCGGTTTTCAACAAAATAATTGGAGACAATCCGTTTGAACTGGAAGTGGCATCATTTCTTGAAAGTCGTTTTTCAGATGTAATTGCCTATGCAAAAAACACAATGGGCGAAGGTGGTATCAATTTCAAAATTGAATATCAGGCACAAGACGGAAACATTCGGGAGTATTTTCCTGACTTCTTTGTAAAAACAGGCACGAACACTTTTTACATTCTTGAAACCAAAGGCAGGGAAGATTTAGACGACTTGCTAAAAATTAAACGCTTGGCAACTTGGTGCAAAGACATCAACAATGCTCAAAGCGAATACACATACAATCCTGTGTATGTAAAACAGGAAAAATGGGATGACATAAAAAACAACCTGAAATCATTCCAAGACCTGATTTCTATATTTTTTATTAAGGACTTCGGCAAAAAACTTTCTAAGGAAGAAGCCATCCAACTCATTAAAAAGGGTGCAGACGTATCAAACTTTGGCGACCCTGTGGAATGGCAAAAGAAAGACAGAACGGAGCGTAAAATCAATGGGCTATGA
- a CDS encoding oxidoreductase, translating to MPFFVYFLSIFACQTLAQPVITVPLQVDVPSSFRALSVVNSKVAWVAGSNGYVGRTTDGGTTWQFNRAKGFEGLDFRSLYAFNRKQAIIANAGTPARILRTADGGKTWKSVYTNTHADAFIDGMDFWNKQEGITYGDPIDGRMVLLRTTDGGKSWKPVKQPLLAQGEASFAASGTGIRCFNKLAIVIATGGAVSRLWHSADKGDTWHTVEVPVIQGVNSAGIFSVGIRGNTWIVAGGNYQQPNQTERHIFYSTDAGKTWQAPVLPTRGYRECVENLQGTMWVAAGPTGAEVSVDNGITWSPLSDEQGFHTVRKARKGSLTLMAGNGKLQVVKPQGK from the coding sequence ATGCCCTTTTTTGTTTACTTCCTTTCCATTTTTGCCTGTCAAACTTTAGCTCAGCCTGTAATAACGGTGCCATTGCAGGTTGATGTACCCTCATCTTTCCGGGCGCTTTCGGTTGTTAACAGCAAGGTGGCCTGGGTGGCCGGCAGCAACGGGTATGTTGGCCGTACCACCGATGGCGGCACTACCTGGCAGTTTAACCGGGCAAAGGGATTCGAAGGCCTTGATTTCCGCTCGCTATATGCGTTTAACCGAAAGCAAGCCATCATTGCCAATGCCGGCACACCCGCCCGTATTTTACGTACTGCCGATGGCGGTAAAACCTGGAAGTCAGTTTACACCAATACCCATGCTGATGCGTTTATCGATGGCATGGACTTTTGGAACAAGCAGGAGGGAATAACTTATGGCGACCCGATTGATGGCCGCATGGTGCTGCTGCGCACCACCGATGGGGGCAAGTCGTGGAAGCCGGTTAAGCAGCCTCTGTTAGCACAAGGTGAAGCTTCGTTTGCAGCCAGTGGTACAGGCATCCGCTGTTTCAATAAATTAGCAATTGTTATTGCTACCGGTGGGGCTGTTTCGCGGTTGTGGCACTCGGCTGATAAAGGAGATACCTGGCATACCGTTGAAGTGCCCGTTATTCAAGGCGTAAACAGCGCAGGCATTTTTTCGGTGGGTATCCGGGGTAACACGTGGATAGTTGCAGGAGGTAATTACCAGCAACCTAACCAAACTGAAAGGCACATCTTTTACAGCACCGATGCCGGAAAAACCTGGCAGGCACCTGTGCTACCCACCCGGGGCTACCGTGAATGTGTTGAGAACCTGCAGGGCACAATGTGGGTTGCCGCAGGTCCAACCGGTGCCGAGGTTTCAGTTGATAACGGGATAACGTGGAGCCCGCTTTCGGATGAACAGGGATTTCATACAGTTCGAAAGGCGCGCAAGGGTTCATTAACCCTGATGGCCGGTAACGGTAAATTGCAAGTTGTGAAGCCTCAGGGTAAGTAG
- a CDS encoding universal stress protein — protein sequence MMTLLVPTDFSKASKKAVTYAIELARKIKARIILLNVVQTNTSGETLLKWKRLEEEMVKIAKEDGEALLKEVKKKAGEKTEITFEYRLGYDFAKVVNRFVEENDVDLVIMGTHGATGLKKVLLGSNAASMINTSLVPVIAVPADAAFKPIKKIVYATDMVNLDEEIKTITMFAALFKATVNVVHVTLATPDKKFDPDKFTKNLIKVSKYKKLTFNFAKNETITAGVDAFVAKQKPQLLAMFTHKLSAYEKFFGKGVTRKQAFHTTVPLLSFNKTTIK from the coding sequence ATGATGACGCTGCTGGTCCCTACCGATTTTTCAAAAGCATCGAAAAAGGCTGTTACCTACGCCATCGAACTGGCCAGAAAAATCAAAGCCCGAATTATTTTGCTGAATGTGGTGCAAACCAACACCTCAGGCGAAACCCTGCTGAAATGGAAACGGCTGGAGGAGGAAATGGTTAAAATTGCCAAAGAAGACGGAGAAGCCTTGCTGAAAGAAGTAAAGAAAAAAGCAGGCGAAAAAACCGAGATAACCTTTGAATACCGCCTGGGTTACGACTTTGCCAAAGTGGTTAACCGCTTTGTGGAAGAAAACGATGTGGACCTGGTAATAATGGGTACCCACGGGGCAACCGGCCTGAAAAAAGTATTGCTGGGCAGCAATGCCGCATCCATGATAAACACCAGCCTGGTGCCGGTAATTGCCGTTCCGGCCGATGCCGCATTTAAACCCATTAAAAAAATTGTGTATGCCACCGACATGGTTAACCTGGATGAAGAAATAAAAACCATAACCATGTTTGCCGCTTTGTTTAAAGCCACGGTAAATGTTGTTCATGTAACGCTAGCCACACCCGATAAAAAATTCGATCCGGATAAATTCACCAAAAACCTGATCAAGGTAAGCAAGTATAAGAAACTCACGTTCAACTTCGCTAAAAACGAAACCATTACTGCCGGAGTGGATGCTTTCGTAGCCAAACAAAAGCCGCAATTACTGGCCATGTTCACCCATAAGCTTAGCGCCTACGAAAAATTCTTTGGTAAGGGGGTAACCCGCAAACAGGCCTTTCATACCACCGTACCGCTGCTCTCGTTTAACAAAACGACCATAAAGTAG
- a CDS encoding YfhO family protein, with amino-acid sequence MKNITFSQHIAPHLLAVIVFLLVTVFFFSPVFFENKTLNQHDIVQSIGAAKALRDFRNQTGEEGLWVPNMFSGMPAYLVNVEWGNQAIRYMKSIAGIGLPHPVNNIFLAFLSYYIMLLCFRIRPYLAIAGALAFGLSSYMIIGLAAGHNARIGAIAFMPLVVGGIHLAFSNRKMLGFGLTTAGLALHLRENHLQITYYLLLIVLGYGLVRLITAIREKQLPDFAKTILLLIPAALLAAGSFFGPLWSISEYSPYSIRGKSELVTSATEKPADGLRKEYAFEYSNGILEPLVLVIPGFYGGSSSNYLVQNPESNVYKALVESGDQRIANQLAPFTRAYWGPQSNTAPYYGGTIIFFLFVIGIVFAEKKFVWWLLPLSLLAVVLSWGNNFAAFNYLVFDYFPGYNKFRSVTFALLIILFAMPLLGMLGLEKLFELGITKETKKKLVIALAASGGLCLLVLLASGMFSYLNESESGLPAWFTEALRSDRRSLLRSDAFRSLSFIVAAFVMIYFDLRKKTPAGFYALLIFFITVDLAVVDRRYFTKDNYLSKRRNVIEMSAADQQVLNDKDYYRVLNLNNPMADALTSYYHNSIGGYHGAKLKRYQDLYDSCIYPEINRLIESAQEGDPDFNNLPVINMLNTRYVFYGQNRANVIPNRQANGSAWFVREVQVVNSANEELKTTGEIDTKSQVVIDGSRFKVQDSRFVVDSTATIRLVTRKPNYLKYETRNPANGLAVFSEIHYLPGWTATVDGKETPIMRANYVLRALEVPAGNHTIEFRFSPKSYAIGNPVTQASSWLVVLVLLSTLGLSIKNRL; translated from the coding sequence ATGAAAAACATTACCTTCTCGCAACACATCGCACCGCACCTGCTGGCTGTGATCGTCTTTTTACTTGTTACTGTTTTCTTCTTCAGCCCGGTATTTTTCGAAAACAAAACCCTCAACCAGCACGATATTGTGCAATCCATAGGCGCGGCAAAAGCCTTGCGCGATTTCCGAAACCAAACCGGTGAAGAAGGACTGTGGGTGCCCAATATGTTCAGCGGTATGCCCGCCTACCTGGTTAATGTGGAGTGGGGTAACCAGGCCATACGCTATATGAAATCAATTGCCGGCATCGGCTTGCCTCACCCGGTAAATAACATCTTCCTTGCATTCCTCTCCTATTATATCATGTTACTGTGCTTCCGGATTAGGCCTTACCTGGCCATTGCCGGTGCCCTGGCTTTTGGCCTGTCCAGTTACATGATCATCGGGCTTGCGGCCGGGCATAATGCACGCATCGGGGCCATTGCCTTTATGCCGTTGGTGGTTGGGGGTATTCACCTGGCGTTTAGCAACCGTAAAATGCTGGGCTTTGGCTTAACCACAGCGGGTTTGGCGCTTCACCTGCGCGAAAATCACCTGCAGATTACCTACTACCTGCTGCTGATTGTTTTAGGATATGGATTGGTTCGATTGATAACGGCCATCCGCGAAAAGCAGCTTCCCGATTTTGCTAAAACCATTTTGCTTTTAATTCCGGCAGCCTTGCTGGCTGCCGGCAGTTTTTTCGGACCGCTGTGGAGCATCAGCGAATACAGTCCGTATTCCATCCGCGGAAAATCGGAACTGGTGACATCGGCAACCGAAAAACCGGCTGACGGCTTGCGGAAAGAATATGCCTTTGAATACAGTAATGGAATACTTGAACCATTGGTGTTGGTTATTCCCGGCTTTTATGGCGGCAGCTCATCCAACTACCTGGTGCAAAATCCGGAGAGCAATGTTTATAAAGCGTTGGTTGAGTCAGGCGACCAGCGTATAGCCAATCAACTGGCACCATTTACCCGTGCCTACTGGGGGCCTCAGTCGAACACCGCACCGTATTATGGCGGGACCATCATCTTTTTTCTGTTCGTCATCGGCATTGTGTTTGCCGAAAAAAAGTTTGTATGGTGGCTTTTACCGTTAAGCCTGCTGGCAGTGGTGCTCAGTTGGGGAAATAATTTTGCCGCATTCAACTACCTGGTGTTTGATTATTTTCCCGGGTACAACAAATTCCGCTCGGTAACTTTTGCATTGCTGATCATTCTGTTCGCCATGCCCCTGCTCGGCATGCTGGGGCTGGAGAAATTATTTGAACTGGGCATAACGAAAGAAACCAAAAAGAAATTAGTGATTGCCCTGGCAGCAAGCGGAGGATTGTGCCTGCTGGTGCTGCTCGCCTCGGGCATGTTCAGTTACCTGAACGAAAGCGAATCGGGCCTGCCGGCCTGGTTTACCGAAGCCTTGCGAAGCGACAGGCGCAGCCTATTGCGCAGCGATGCCTTCCGGTCGCTGTCCTTTATTGTTGCAGCCTTTGTGATGATTTATTTTGACCTGCGCAAAAAAACACCGGCCGGCTTTTATGCGTTGCTGATTTTTTTTATTACAGTTGACCTGGCCGTGGTTGACCGCAGGTACTTTACCAAAGACAATTACCTGAGCAAACGCAGAAACGTAATTGAAATGAGCGCGGCCGATCAGCAGGTGTTGAACGACAAAGACTATTACCGGGTGCTTAATCTGAATAATCCCATGGCCGATGCGCTTACCTCCTACTACCACAATTCCATAGGAGGATACCATGGCGCCAAACTGAAACGCTATCAGGACCTGTACGATTCCTGCATCTACCCTGAAATAAACCGCCTCATTGAGTCGGCACAGGAAGGCGACCCTGACTTTAACAATCTGCCGGTCATCAATATGCTTAATACCCGCTATGTTTTCTATGGGCAGAACCGGGCCAACGTTATCCCGAACCGCCAGGCCAACGGCAGCGCCTGGTTTGTACGCGAAGTGCAGGTTGTAAATTCGGCTAACGAGGAACTGAAAACTACCGGTGAAATCGATACAAAAAGTCAGGTTGTGATTGATGGTTCCAGGTTCAAAGTTCAGGATTCAAGGTTTGTGGTTGATAGTACTGCAACCATCCGGCTGGTAACCCGCAAACCCAACTACCTGAAGTACGAAACCCGTAATCCGGCCAACGGTCTCGCTGTATTTTCTGAAATCCATTACCTGCCAGGATGGACTGCCACCGTTGACGGAAAAGAAACACCCATCATGCGAGCCAACTATGTGCTGCGCGCATTGGAGGTTCCTGCCGGCAACCACACCATCGAGTTCCGATTCAGTCCGAAATCCTACGCCATAGGCAACCCGGTTACGCAGGCCTCATCGTGGCTGGTAGTGCTTGTATTGCTAAGCACATTGGGCTTAAGCATTAAAAACAGGTTATAA
- a CDS encoding molybdopterin-binding protein — MNRLVTVLILLTLFGTALAQQSLKPTTEFVVTGRMKNPELVIKNQQLAPYTSYEITNLTITNHLGEKRSTIKTARGVRIKDVLEKVQPDAGNPKEYSEYYFVFTANDNYKVVFSWNELFNSPLGDQAYFIVEKDGKPVTQLDEGISILVPADVRTGRRYLKNLARVYVGRAE; from the coding sequence ATGAACAGACTGGTTACTGTATTGATTTTACTGACATTATTTGGAACCGCCCTTGCCCAGCAATCGCTAAAACCTACTACCGAATTTGTGGTTACCGGCCGGATGAAAAATCCGGAGCTTGTAATTAAAAACCAGCAGTTGGCTCCGTATACTTCATATGAAATAACTAACCTTACCATCACCAACCACCTGGGTGAAAAACGAAGTACCATTAAAACAGCGCGTGGTGTTCGGATTAAAGATGTTCTGGAAAAAGTGCAACCGGATGCCGGGAATCCAAAGGAGTACAGTGAATATTATTTTGTATTCACCGCCAACGATAACTATAAAGTTGTTTTCTCGTGGAATGAATTATTCAACAGCCCGCTTGGCGACCAGGCTTATTTTATTGTTGAAAAAGATGGTAAACCGGTTACTCAACTTGATGAGGGTATCTCCATCCTGGTGCCTGCCGATGTACGCACCGGCAGGCGCTACCTGAAAAATCTTGCCCGGGTGTATGTTGGGCGGGCCGAGTGA